The Rhizophagus irregularis chromosome 2, complete sequence genome contains a region encoding:
- a CDS encoding dolichol-P-mannose synthesis, with protein sequence MSYSSSYSSVQVATDCVENKYSVILPTYNERNNLPIIVWLLAETFKENELDWEIIIVDDASPDGTQDIANQLVNIYGQNYIILKPRAGKLGLGTAYVHGLQFVTGNFVIIMDADFSHHPKFIPEFIRLQRSQNFDIVTGTRYAGNGGVYGWDLKRKIISRGANFLASTLLRPNVSDLTGSFRLYKKEVLERIISLVISKGYVFQMEMMVRARQFGYTIGEVPITFVDRVYGESKMGANEIVQYAKGVWKLFITV encoded by the exons atgtcttATTCCTCGTCTTATTCCTCTGTTCAAGTTGCAACAGACTGTGTTGAAAACAAATATAGTGTCATTCTTCCGACTTATAACGAACGTAATAATTTACCAATTATCGTATGGCTATTAGCTGaaacttttaaagaaaa tGAATTAGATTGGGAAATTATAATTGTAGATGATGCTTCTCCGGATGGAACGCAAGATATTGCAAATCAACTTGTAAACATCTatggccaaaattatatt ATACTGAAGCCAAGAGCCGGAAAGCTCGGCCTGGGAACAGCATATGTTCATGGACTCCAGTTCGTGACAGGTAATTTCGTTATCATTATGGACGCGGATTTTTCACATCAC cCAAAATTTATTCCAGAATTTATTAG gcTACAAAGAAGTCAAAATTTCGATATCGTAACTGGGACACGTTATGCTGGAAATGGAGGTGTGTACGGATGGGACCTTAAACGTAAGATAATAAG TCGCGGTGCTAACTTTCTTGCATCGACACTCCTTCGACCAAACGTATCTGATCTCACAGGAAGTTTTAG ACTGTATAAGAAAGAAGTCCTTGAAAGAATCATTTCTTTGGTAATCTCCAAAGGGTATGTTTTCCAAATGGAAATGATGGTTCGTGCGAGACAATTTGGTTACACTATTGGAGAAGTGCCCATAACTTTTGTAGATCGTGTTTATGGAGAAAGTAAAATGGGGGCCAATGAAATTGTACAATATGCAAAAGGTGTTTGGAAATTG TTTATTAccgtttaa